The following DNA comes from Oncorhynchus masou masou isolate Uvic2021 chromosome 21, UVic_Omas_1.1, whole genome shotgun sequence.
AGacgccgagcagttaccataccaggcgttgatgcaaccagtcaggatgctctcgatggtgcagctgtagaactttgaggatctggggacccatgtcaaatcttttcagtctcctgagggggaaaaggtgttgtcgtgccctcttcacaactgtcttggaccctgatagttcgttggtgatgtggacaccaaggaacttaactctcaacccgctccattacagccccgtcgatgttattgggggcctgttcggcccatcttttcctgtagtccacaatcagctcctttgtcttgctcacattgagggagaggttgttgtcctggcaccacactgccaggtctctgacctcactataggctgtctcatcgttgtctgtgatcaggcctaccacttgtgCTGTCAGCAAacttggtgttggagttgtgtttggcctcGCAGTCGTGGgtaacaaggagtacaggaggggatcagaatggcggatgtgttgttacctaccctcaccacctgggtgcggcccgtcatgaagtccaggatccagtggcagagggaggtgtttagtcccagggtccttagcttagtgatgagctttgtgggcactatggtgttgaactatgagctgtagtctatgaacagcattctcacataggtgttccttttgtccaggtgagaaagggcagtgtggagtgtgattgtgtcatctgtggatctgtttgagtggtatgcaaattggagtaggtttagggtatctgggaggatgctgttgatgtgagccatgaccagcctttcaaagcacttcatggctgctgacgtgagtgctacggggcgaaaatcattttggcaggttaccttagtgttcttggttacagggactatggtggtctgcttgaaacatgtaggtattacagagagaggacagggagatgttaaatgtcagtgaagacacttgccagttggtccgtgcatgctttgagtacacatcctggttatccatctggccccgtggctttgtgaatattgacctgatttaaaggtcttgctcacatcagctaccgagagtgttatcacacagttaagaacagctggtgctctcatgcatgcttcagtgatgctttcctcgaagcgagcataaaaggcatttagctcatctggtaggcttgtgtcactgggaagctcgctGCTGGGTTatctagagtttttttttctcctctggctgcacatgtgacatgctggtagaaatgaggtaaaatggatttaagtttgcctgcattaaagttcgCGGCCACTAGGggtgccgcttctggatgagcattttcttgtttgtttatggccttcaacagctggttgagtgcagtcttagtggcAGCATCGGtgtgtggtggtaaatagacggctacgaataatatagatgagaactcttggtagataggttggtctacagcttatcataaggtactctcttaatattagacatcgcacaccagctgttattgacaaataaacaaacacccctcgtcttaccagaaaGCTTTTCTGTCCTGCCGGTGCATAGAAAATCCCGCCAGCTCAATATTAtctgtcgtcgttcagccacgactcagtgaaataTAAGATATTGCAGTTGTTAACGTCCCGTTGGTTGTGTAATCTTGATCGTACGACATCCATTTtaattttccaatgattgcacgttggccaatagaaaggatggcagtgggagtttactcactcgcctacgaattctccgaaggcagcccgacctccgCCCCCTTTTTTTGCCATcgcaaatgacagggatttgggcccgttcctgagaaagcagtatatccttcccGCCCGACTGTTTTTAAAGAAACATTATtcttccagttcgaggtgagtaatcgctggtcctgatgtccagaagttatttttggtcataagcgacggtagcagcaactttaggtacaaaataagttaaacaaTGCGAAAAGATGGAACAAAATAGCACAGCCGGTTAGGAGCCAGTAAAACGTCATAAAAAGCCATCCCCTCTAGCGTTATTCTGCGCTCTTGTACTCAGACGAGAGTGTCCTGAAATAGTTGTTGTGGTGAcgttctattgaaatggatacttgcatagtCTAAGTTTTAATaaacaatacattttattttaaagccgcgttagacaggattaccttcacatactgaccagctcaaatgcaaatccaatccaaactcatctctcggcatgtccagcccacttattacctcagccaatcatggctagcgggaaggttgcggttctttttctgtggcttaaccaactaggctcataatttaccaattttattcgtatttacagatggcatacaagtttaaggcacatgaaagtccACGTTCAAGAAGGAATTTCTTACCCCCAAAAAAAGTTGACGTTCAAACAGCTCTTCTGTGAAGTTGTGACCCGTGACATGTGACCCgcttcaggaaactaggcgcATCTTCTAATTATAAATCTCAAAATGGTATGTAACCTAATATCAGTCCACCCAATCCAAGCAGGTCTATCAGTCTACTCTAACCTGCTTAAAGTACACTGTGTGAGCGGGAAATTGTTTATCATTTGACTGCGCATCTTGGGCATTTTGTTTTTGTCGTTATAAAAACAAGCTTTTACCttgttccaacacacacacagtcacacactttgTTTCGTAGTCATACCAAAAGTGCACTCCATGAATTAAATTGATTTAACACATGTTTTTAGTGGTTTTGTTTCCTACAGAGTTGACAAACAAAGGAATACGCTATTGTGCTTGAAATaaagtaaaatatattttaatgttACCTTAGACGTTCATAAACACAACCAAGTTGTTATTGTGAAAGCATAtatgaaattgattaaattacaCTGTTAGAATGTTGCAGTCAAAATGATTGCTCATTAGTTCCAAAGTACAGAAACCTACTGTAAGTAACTAATTTCAGGACTGCTTTATTGGGCACATTGCTTTCTTTTAATTTGATGAGAaaaattaagcatttgtgtttcaCCAGCTCACTTGATCTTCTGTTGTCATTTTTACACAGGAGAGACCCCGAACTCCTCTGACCAAGTTGAGACATTTCCTGCTTCAGTCAAGCATCGTCGGAAAGTGAGCAAAGTGAAGAGGTCTCACCGCTGTCCTCACTGTGAGAAGAGTTTCCCGTTTCTTTCATATCTTGAAAGACACGTGCGAAAACATtccggagagaagccttactcttgctctgactgtgggatgAGTTTCTCCCAACTGAGTGGCTTGAATGTGCACCagcgaacacacactggagagaagcctcatCACTGTCCTCACTGTGAGGAGAGTTTCCCATTCCCATCATATCTTGAAAGACACCTGCGAAAACAttcaggagagaagccttattccTGCTCTGTCTGTGGGATGAGTTTCTCTCAACGCAGTGGCTTGAATGTGCACCAGCGatcacacactggagagaagcctcacCACTGTCCTCACTGTGAGGAGAGTTTCCCATTCCCATCATATCTTGAAAGACATCTGCGTAAACATTCTGGAGAAAAGCCTTATTCCTGCTCTGTCTGTGGGATGAGTTTCTCTCAACTGAGTGGCTTGAATGTGCACCagcgaacacacactggagagaagcctcacCACTGTCCTCAGTGTAAGGAGAGTTTCCCATTCCCATCATATCTTGAAAGACACATGCGAAAACAttctggagagaagccttattccTGCTCTGTCTGTGGGATGAGTTTCTCTCAACTGAGTGGCTTGAATGTGCACCagcgaacacacactggagagaagcctcacCGCTGTCCTCACTGTGAGAAGAGTTTCCCATTCCCATCATATCTTGAAATACACCTGCGGAAACATTCTGGAGAGAAACCGTACTCCTGCTCCGACTGTGGgaaatgcttcacaacatcaaGTCATCTAACCTCTCATCGGATAactcacacaggggagaagccttactcctgctctgactgtgggaagagtttcccATTCCCATCATATCTTGAAAGACACCTGCGGAAACAttctggagagaaaccttactgCTGTTCTGACTGTGGGAAATGCTTCACCACATCAAGCAATCTAACGCTACATCAGAgtgcacacaggggagaagccttactaATGATCTGACAAGTGTGGAAGAATCTCATCTGGACAGCCTGAACCTTAACAAGtaaaacacacaggagaaaaacctTACTCCTGCTCTAACTGTGGGGAAGGATTTCACCTCACCAAGTCATCAAACCGTTCATAAGAGAGTGCATGCAGGAAAAAAAAGCCTTATCAATGTTCTGAATGTGGGTACCTTCGAACACCACCAGCGAATAAGTACAGGAGAGAAGTCGTACTCTTGTCCTGACTGTGAGAAGTGCTTCACCTCATTGAATCAGTTAAGTGTTCGTCATAGCACTATATCTGCTACGTCTTTGCTGATCGATTACATTGTAAAATTACATTGTGCTGCCCTTTTTATAGACCTGTGGAAGTATTTCGATTGTGTTGACCAATTTTGGCGGcaggtagagcgttggactagtaatcgaaaggttgcaagatcgaatc
Coding sequences within:
- the LOC135508498 gene encoding oocyte zinc finger protein XlCOF6.1-like, whose translation is MASVKESSQTLRLNIITKDIEEEVKIWECDDYAEESPEMAPVKVADSSQTLGQNVTFKEEEKDDFGESDHGETPNSSDQVETFPASVKHRRKVSKVKRSHRCPHCEKSFPFLSYLERHVRKHSGEKPYSCSDCGMSFSQLSGLNVHQRTHTGEKPHHCPHCEESFPFPSYLERHLRKHSGEKPYSCSVCGMSFSQRSGLNVHQRSHTGEKPHHCPHCEESFPFPSYLERHLRKHSGEKPYSCSVCGMSFSQLSGLNVHQRTHTGEKPHHCPQCKESFPFPSYLERHMRKHSGEKPYSCSVCGMSFSQLSGLNVHQRTHTGEKPHRCPHCEKSFPFPSYLEIHLRKHSGEKPYSCSDCGKCFTTSSHLTSHRITHTGEKPYSCSDCGKSFPFPSYLERHLRKHSGEKPYCCSDCGKCFTTSSNLTLHQSAHRGEALLMI